A portion of the Juglans microcarpa x Juglans regia isolate MS1-56 chromosome 1D, Jm3101_v1.0, whole genome shotgun sequence genome contains these proteins:
- the LOC121240093 gene encoding protein FIZZY-RELATED 3, whose protein sequence is MDSPQARKTGLNLPPGMSQTSLRLETFSGPFRAASNLGSPRTISNLSSPSKSKSSMCSDRFIPCRSSSRLHTFGLIEKASPVKEGGNEAYSRLLRLELFGSDFGSFSPAGPGSPMSPSKNMLRFKTEVSGPNSPYSPSVLGNDSGFSSETSTPPKPPRKVPKTPHKVLDAPSLQDDFYLNLVDWSSQNVLAVGLGTCVYLWSASNSKVTKLCDLGPNDGVCSVQWTREGSYISIGTNFGQVQVWDGTQCKKVRTMAGHQTRTGVLAWNSRTLASGSRDRNILQHDLRVPNDFVGKLVGHKSEVCGLKWSNDDRELASGGNDNQLLVWNQHSQQPALRLTEHTAAVKAIAWSPHQSGLLASGGGTADRCIRFWNTTNGHQLNSVDTGSQVCNLAWSKNVNELVSTHGYSQNQIMVWKYPSMAKVATLTGHSMRVLYLAMSPDGQTIVTGAGDETLRFWNVFPSMKTPAPVKETGLWSLGRTYIR, encoded by the exons ATGGATTCACCCCAAGCGAGAAAAACAGGGCTTAATCTCCCACCTGGGATGTCCCAGACATCGCTGCGCCTCGAGACCTTTTCGGGTCCTTTTCGTGCGGCGTCGAACTTGGGATCGCCTCGAACGATATCGAACTTGTCTTCCCCCTCGAAATCGAAATCTTCCATGTGTAGTGACAGATTCATACCCTGCAGATCGTCGTCGAGGCTGCACACATTCGGGTTAATCGAGAAGGCGTCACCGGTTAAAGAAGGCGGAAACGAGGCATATTCGAGGTTATTGAGATTGGAACTTTTCGGGTCTGATTTTGGGTCTTTTTCTCCTGCAGGTCCTGGGTCGCCGATGAGTCCCAGCAAGAACATGTTGCGGTTCAAGACCGAGGTCTCGGGGCCGAATTCTCCTTACTCTCCTTCGGTGTTGGGCAACGATAGTGGGTTCTCTTCCGAGACTTCTACACCTCCCAAGCCACCTCGTAAGGTTCCTAAGACCCCACACAAG GTTCTAGATGCGCCATCACTTCAAGATGACTTTTACTTGAACCTAGTGGATTGGTCCTCTCAAAATGTCCTGGCAGTTGGATTAGGCACCTGTGTATATCTGTGGAGTGCTTCAAACAGCAAA GTAACGAAGTTGTGTGACTTGGGACCTAACGATGGTGTGTGTTCGGTCCAATGGACCCGAGAAGGTTCATACATATCTATTGGTACAAATTTTGGTCAAGTTCAG GTCTGGGATGGGACTCAATGCAAGAAAGTCCGAACCATGGCTGGGCATCAAACAAGAACTGGAGTCCTGGCTTGGAATTCACGCACATTAGCTTCTGGAAGTAGGGACCGCAACATACTTCAACATGATCTTCGGGTTCCAAATGACTTTGTTGGCAAGCTAGTTGGTCACAAGTCTGAG GTATGTGGGCTAAAATGGTCCAATGATGACAGGGAACTTGCATCTGGTGGCAATGATAATCAG CTACTGGTCTGGAACCAGCATTCTCAGCAACCAGCTTTGAGATTGACAGAGCACACAGCTGCTGTCAAGGCCATTGCTTGGTCTCCCCACCAAAGCGGCCTTCTTGCATCTGGAGGTGGAACAGCTGATCGATGTATTCGCTTCTGGAACACCACAAACGGCCACCAATTGAACAGTGTTGATACAGGAAGCCAg GTTTGCAATCTTGCGTGGAGTAAAAATGTGAATGAACTAGTAAGCACTCATGGGTATTCCCAGAATCAAATTATGGTGTGGAAGTATCCGTCAATGGCAAAG GTTGCAACTCTAACCGGACATAGCATGCGAGTTCTTTACCTAGCAATGTCACCTGATGGACAG ACAATAGTTACTGGGGCAGGCGATGAAACTCTCCGGTTTTGGAATGTCTTCCCATCCATGAAAACACCG GCACCAGTAAAAGAAACAGGCCTTTGGTCACTAGGACGTACCTATATCCGTTGA